The Euphorbia lathyris chromosome 2, ddEupLath1.1, whole genome shotgun sequence genome includes a window with the following:
- the LOC136218343 gene encoding LRR receptor-like serine/threonine-protein kinase ERECTA: MVDTKKRNVTVSSYLVFCLVFLLQCKFFVHAILDPIDFLALQSIRKALDDMPGSNFFASWDFTSDPCNFAGVYCSSDKVIALNLGDPRAGSPGLIGRLHPSIGKLSDLAELSIVPGRIIGSIPQSLSQLKGLRFLAVSRNFLSGTIPSTLGQLRNLRTLDLSYNQLTGDIPSSVGTIPDLSNVILCHNHLNGSVPSFVSQSLTRLDLKHNELTGSLAPSSLPSSVQYLSLSWNRLSGPVDHLLNRLEQLNYVDLSMNQFSGVIPGRVFSFPISNLQLQRNLFSGLVEPPDEVRIGTVDLSYNRLSGQISPMFSTVQNLYMNNNRFSGEVPGSFVERLLASSIQILYLQHNYLTGIQINPTAEIPVSSSLCLQYNCMVPPVQTPCPLKAGKQKTRPSEQCNEWKG; the protein is encoded by the coding sequence ATGGTGGACACAAAGAAACGCAATGTCACAGTATCTTCTTATTTAGTATTTTGTTTAGTTTTTCTTCTTCAATGTAAATTCTTTGTGCATGCAATTTTGGATCCTATTGATTTCTTAGCTCTGCAATCCATTAGAAAGGCATTAGATGATATGCCTGGCTCCAATTTTTTTGCTTCTTGGGACTTCACCTCTGATCCTTGTAACTTCGCCGGAGTTTATTGTTCTTCTGACAAGGTTATCGCTCTTAATCTCGGCGATCCTAGAGCTGGTTCTCCTGGTCTAATCGGCCGTCTTCACCCTTCTATTGGAAAGCTCTCTGATTTGGCTGAGTTATCAATTGTTCCTGGCCGGATCATCGGTTCAATCCCGCAATCTCTCTCACAATTAAAAGGCCTCCGTTTCCTCGCCGTCAGTAGAAACTTCCTCTCCGGCACCATTCCGTCTACTCTTGGCCAGTTGCGCAATCTCAGAACGCTTGATCTTAGCTACAATCAACTCACCGGCGATATTCCTAGCTCTGTCGGAACCATACCGGACCTATCCAACGTCATTCTCTGCCACAACCACCTCAACGGTTCGGTCCCTTCATTTGTCTCACAGTCCCTGACTCGGCTTGATTTGAAGCACAACGAACTCACCGGTTCACTGGCGCCGTCTTCTCTCCCCTCTTCGGTTCAATACCTGTCCCTTTCATGGAACCGGTTGAGCGGACCCGTGGACCATCTCCTGAACCGGTTGGAGCAGCTAAACTATGTGGACCTAAGCATGAATCAGTTCAGTGGGGTAATTCCGGGTCGGGTATTCTCGTTTCCAATAAGTAACCTTCAATTGCAGAGAAATCTGTTCTCGGGTTTGGTTGAACCGCCTGATGAGGTTAGAATTGGGACCGTTGATCTTAGTTACAACAGGTTGTCGGGTCAAATATCACCCATGTTCTCAACCGTACAGAATCTATACATGAACAACAACCGGTTCAGCGGCGAAGTTCCGGGAAGTTTCGTAGAGCGGTTATTGGCGTCGAGTATACAGATACTGTACTTGCAGCACAATTATCTAACGGGTATTCAGATAAATCCAACGGCTGAGATTCCAGTGAGCAGTTCATTGTGTTTGCAGTATAATTGTATGGTTCCGCCCGTACAGACTCCTTGCCCCTTGAAGGCTGGAAAGCAGAAGACCAGACCTAGCGAACAGTGCAACGAGTGGAAAGGGTAA